The Pseudomonas berkeleyensis genome includes a region encoding these proteins:
- a CDS encoding OprD family porin has protein sequence MRKTSLALAVAASTLGLSQVAFADFIGDSKANLTLRNFYFDNDVKNTTDNNGAAREWGQGFIFNYTSGFTEGTVGFGVDAVGMLGVRLDGGGRNNKDGRDRTPGALFPLESDGSAVDDFSKGGLTGKVRFSKTEARIGTLMPKLPILTSNDGRLLPQMFEGGMITSNEIDNLTLTAGQIEHAVGRASSNSTSLSIDGRSVGQADSNKFYFGGGDWKINKDLTAQYYYANLEDFYKQHFAGLGHNLALGEGSLKTDLRYFRTTSDGKNGSAAGRAAGYTANTTFGDGTGEVDNNTWSAAFTYSLRGHALMLGYQRVSEDSNFVQLNQGGVEGSAGASVYLLTDRLNHNFTRAGERTTFGQYSYDFASLGVPGLKASVAYLKGTNIQRANGEQNKEWERDIALDYVFQEGALKGLGLGWRNGVLRGNAATDADQNRLIVSYTIPLL, from the coding sequence ATGAGAAAGACCTCCCTGGCACTGGCCGTAGCCGCCAGCACCCTGGGCCTGAGCCAAGTCGCCTTCGCCGATTTCATCGGTGACAGCAAGGCCAACCTCACCCTGCGCAATTTCTACTTCGACAACGACGTTAAGAACACGACCGACAACAACGGTGCTGCTCGTGAATGGGGTCAGGGCTTCATTTTCAACTACACCTCCGGTTTTACCGAGGGTACTGTGGGTTTCGGTGTTGACGCTGTTGGCATGCTGGGCGTGCGCCTGGACGGCGGTGGTCGTAACAACAAGGACGGCCGTGATCGTACCCCGGGCGCTCTGTTCCCGCTGGAAAGCGATGGCAGCGCAGTTGACGATTTCAGCAAAGGCGGTCTGACCGGCAAGGTTCGTTTCTCCAAGACCGAAGCTCGCATCGGCACTCTGATGCCGAAACTGCCGATCCTGACGTCTAACGACGGGCGCCTGCTGCCGCAGATGTTCGAAGGCGGCATGATCACTTCCAACGAAATCGACAACCTGACTCTGACTGCTGGCCAGATCGAGCACGCCGTTGGCCGTGCCTCGAGCAACAGCACCAGTCTGTCGATCGATGGCCGCAGCGTTGGCCAGGCTGACTCCAACAAGTTCTACTTCGGTGGTGGTGACTGGAAGATCAACAAGGATCTGACCGCACAGTACTACTACGCCAATCTGGAAGACTTCTACAAGCAGCACTTCGCTGGACTGGGCCACAACCTGGCTCTGGGTGAGGGCAGCCTGAAGACCGATCTGCGCTACTTCCGTACCACTTCCGATGGCAAGAACGGCAGTGCTGCCGGTCGCGCCGCAGGCTACACCGCCAACACCACCTTTGGTGACGGCACCGGTGAGGTCGACAACAACACCTGGAGCGCCGCGTTCACTTACAGCCTGCGCGGCCATGCCCTGATGCTGGGTTATCAGCGTGTTTCCGAGGACAGCAACTTCGTTCAACTGAACCAGGGTGGTGTCGAAGGTTCTGCTGGCGCCAGCGTCTACCTGCTGACCGACCGCCTGAACCACAACTTCACTCGTGCCGGTGAGCGTACGACTTTCGGTCAGTACAGCTATGACTTCGCCAGCCTCGGCGTACCGGGCCTGAAAGCGTCGGTTGCTTACCTGAAGGGCACCAACATTCAGCGTGCCAATGGCGAGCAGAACAAAGAGTGGGAGCGTGACATCGCGCTGGATTACGTGTTCCAAGAAGGCGCCCTGAAGGGCCTGGGTCTGGGCTGGCGCAATGGTGTGCTGCGTGGCAACGCCGCCACCGATGCCGATCAGAACCGCTTGATCGTCAGCTACACCATTCCGCTGCTGTAA
- the desA gene encoding delta-9 fatty acid desaturase DesA yields the protein MWYNGLLDLSVWQLVAATLLMTHVTIVSVTVYLHRYSAHRALELHPVLKHFFRFWLWLSTGQNTREWTAIHRKHHAKCETVDDPHSPVIKGLGTVLRKGAELYQEEAKNQETLRIYGKNCPDDWVERNVYSRFPIGGVTLMAVIDLLLFGVAGITVWAIQMMWIPVWAAGVINGLGHAVGYRNFECRDAATNLVPWGILIGGEELHNNHHTYPNSAKLSVKKWEFDMGWAWIKLFSFLGLAKVQRVAPIAHRVEGKGHLDMDTAMAILNNRFQIMAQYRKLVIAPLVKQEVAKADASVRHLFHRAKRLLSREPSLLEEQHHARIADMLAQSQALKVIYEKRLALQQIWVKTSSNGHDMLEAMKQWVHEAEASGIQSLREFAEQLKTYSLRPANATA from the coding sequence ATGTGGTACAACGGTTTACTCGACCTTTCGGTCTGGCAGCTGGTGGCTGCGACTTTGCTGATGACGCACGTGACCATTGTAAGTGTCACCGTCTATTTGCACCGCTACTCCGCGCACCGTGCACTGGAACTGCACCCCGTGCTCAAGCATTTCTTCCGTTTCTGGCTGTGGTTGAGCACAGGCCAGAACACACGCGAATGGACCGCGATTCACCGTAAACATCACGCCAAGTGCGAGACTGTCGACGATCCACACAGCCCTGTGATCAAGGGCCTGGGCACTGTGCTGCGCAAAGGTGCCGAACTCTATCAGGAAGAGGCCAAGAACCAGGAAACCCTGCGTATCTATGGCAAGAACTGCCCGGACGACTGGGTCGAGCGCAATGTCTACAGCCGTTTCCCCATCGGTGGTGTGACGCTTATGGCGGTGATCGACCTGTTGCTGTTCGGTGTGGCCGGCATCACCGTCTGGGCGATCCAGATGATGTGGATTCCGGTGTGGGCCGCGGGCGTGATCAACGGCCTGGGTCATGCCGTCGGCTACCGCAACTTCGAATGCCGCGATGCCGCTACCAACCTGGTGCCTTGGGGCATCCTGATTGGCGGTGAAGAACTGCACAACAACCACCACACCTATCCGAACTCGGCCAAGCTGTCGGTGAAGAAGTGGGAGTTCGACATGGGCTGGGCCTGGATCAAGCTGTTCAGCTTCCTCGGGCTGGCCAAGGTGCAGCGTGTTGCGCCTATCGCCCACCGCGTCGAAGGCAAGGGGCATCTGGACATGGACACCGCCATGGCCATCCTCAACAACCGTTTCCAGATCATGGCGCAGTACCGCAAGCTGGTCATCGCACCGCTGGTCAAACAGGAAGTGGCCAAGGCCGACGCGTCCGTTCGTCACCTTTTCCATCGCGCCAAGCGTTTGCTGTCGCGTGAACCGAGCCTGTTGGAAGAGCAGCATCACGCGCGTATTGCCGACATGCTGGCGCAGAGTCAGGCCCTGAAAGTGATCTACGAGAAGCGCCTGGCGCTGCAGCAGATCTGGGTCAAGACCAGCAGCAATGGGCATGACATGCTCGAAGCTATGAAGCAGTGGGTGCATGAGGCCGAGGCCAGCGGTATCCAGTCGCTGCGCGAGTTCGCCGAGCAACTGAAGACTTACTCGCTACGTCCTGCCAACGCTACCGCCTGA
- a CDS encoding GspE/PulE family protein: MSAFAATAPDRVLDLGDLLRELVAQGRVEQDVAEQCLAIRRSSLNNTQHPLEFLAAQQVDDRKRPGKKLDLETLTVWLADFSGQPYLRIDPLKIDVPAITPLMSYAFAQRHKILAVAVDSESVTIASSQPLVHSWEANLVHVLKRPIKRVVANPSDIQRFTTEFYRLARSVSGANATDQKISGVGNFEQLLSLGAQDQEPDANDAHIVNIVDWLFQYAFQQRASDIHIEPRREQGTVRFRIDGVLHTVYQFPAQVTMAVVSRLKNLGRMNIAEKRKPQDGRVKTKTPDGNEVELRLSTLPTAFGEKMVMRIFDPEVLLKSPDQLGFSPEDLRRWASMTSQPNGIILVTGPTGSGKTTTLYTTLKQLATPEVNVCTIEDPIEMIEGAFNQMQVQHNIDLNFASGVRALMRQDPDIIMVGEIRDLETAEMAIQAALTGHLVLSTLHTNDAPSAITRLLELGVPHYLLKATLLGVMAQRLVRTLCPHCKAPVQLDEDTWNGLTRPWSSPLPTQAHHAVGCLECRETGYRGRAGVYEIMLLNDTIKPLITADTDLTALRRAAFKDGMRSLRLSGAQKVAAGLTTIEEVLRVTPQSEQR; this comes from the coding sequence ATGTCCGCTTTTGCTGCCACCGCCCCAGACCGTGTATTGGATCTCGGCGATCTGTTGCGCGAGCTGGTCGCCCAGGGTCGGGTCGAGCAGGATGTGGCCGAGCAGTGCCTGGCGATTCGCCGCAGCTCGCTGAACAACACCCAGCACCCGCTGGAGTTTCTCGCCGCGCAGCAAGTGGACGACCGGAAACGACCAGGCAAGAAGCTCGACCTGGAAACGCTCACCGTCTGGCTAGCCGACTTCTCCGGCCAGCCCTATCTGCGCATCGACCCGTTGAAAATCGACGTGCCGGCCATCACCCCGCTGATGTCCTACGCCTTCGCTCAACGCCACAAGATCCTCGCCGTGGCGGTCGACAGTGAAAGCGTCACCATCGCCAGCAGCCAACCGCTGGTGCACAGCTGGGAAGCAAACCTGGTGCACGTACTCAAGCGCCCGATCAAGCGCGTGGTGGCAAACCCCAGCGATATCCAGCGCTTCACCACCGAGTTCTATCGCCTGGCCCGCTCGGTCAGCGGCGCCAATGCCACGGATCAGAAGATCAGCGGCGTCGGCAACTTCGAGCAATTGCTCAGCCTGGGCGCACAGGATCAGGAGCCGGACGCCAACGACGCGCACATCGTCAACATCGTCGATTGGCTGTTCCAGTACGCCTTCCAGCAACGTGCCAGCGATATCCATATCGAGCCACGCCGCGAGCAGGGCACGGTGCGTTTTCGCATCGACGGCGTGCTGCACACCGTCTACCAGTTCCCTGCGCAGGTAACCATGGCGGTGGTCAGCCGCCTGAAAAACCTCGGCCGCATGAACATTGCCGAGAAACGCAAACCACAGGACGGCCGGGTCAAGACCAAGACGCCTGACGGCAACGAGGTAGAGCTGCGCCTGTCCACTCTGCCCACCGCCTTTGGCGAGAAGATGGTGATGCGTATCTTCGACCCCGAGGTGCTGCTGAAAAGCCCGGATCAGCTCGGTTTCTCACCGGAAGATCTGCGTCGCTGGGCCAGCATGACCAGCCAGCCCAACGGCATCATCCTGGTGACCGGCCCCACCGGTTCAGGCAAGACCACCACGCTCTACACCACGCTCAAACAACTGGCCACGCCGGAAGTGAACGTCTGCACCATCGAAGACCCGATCGAGATGATCGAAGGCGCCTTCAACCAAATGCAGGTGCAGCACAACATCGACCTGAACTTCGCCAGCGGCGTACGTGCGCTGATGCGCCAGGATCCGGACATCATCATGGTCGGCGAGATCCGCGACCTGGAGACGGCCGAAATGGCCATCCAGGCGGCGCTGACCGGCCACCTGGTGCTGTCCACCCTGCACACCAACGACGCGCCCAGCGCCATCACCCGCCTGCTCGAACTGGGCGTGCCGCATTACCTGCTCAAGGCCACTCTCCTCGGCGTCATGGCCCAGCGCCTGGTGCGCACCCTGTGCCCGCACTGCAAGGCACCGGTGCAACTGGACGAAGACACCTGGAACGGCCTGACCCGGCCCTGGAGCTCCCCCCTGCCAACTCAGGCACACCACGCCGTCGGCTGCCTGGAATGCCGCGAAACCGGCTACCGCGGCCGCGCCGGCGTCTACGAGATCATGCTGCTCAACGACACGATCAAACCGCTGATCACCGCCGACACCGATCTCACGGCGCTACGCCGCGCTGCCTTCAAGGACGGCATGCGCAGCCTGCGCCTGTCCGGTGCACAGAAGGTCGCCGCCGGGTTGACCACCATCGAGGAAGTGCTGCGCGTCACTCCCCAGAGCGAGCAGCGCTGA
- a CDS encoding DUF2388 domain-containing protein yields the protein MRVTSRAALAFSACLIAQTAAADGMLRDILSSGATTASTYLTFKDRKLVAAAEEDASSFVASAGEIRGPHLEAALQKLRSDNPQLQDADDMALASAILAASASTSEIATIAE from the coding sequence ATGCGTGTAACGAGCCGCGCCGCACTGGCTTTCAGTGCCTGCCTGATCGCCCAGACCGCAGCAGCCGATGGCATGCTGCGCGACATTCTCTCCTCCGGCGCCACCACCGCCTCAACCTATCTGACCTTCAAGGATCGCAAGCTGGTCGCCGCGGCCGAAGAGGACGCGAGCAGCTTCGTCGCCAGCGCTGGCGAAATTCGCGGCCCACACCTGGAGGCCGCACTGCAAAAACTGCGCAGCGACAATCCGCAGTTACAGGACGCCGATGACATGGCACTGGCCAGTGCCATCCTGGCGGCTTCGGCAAGCACCAGCGAGATCGCAACGATCGCTGAGTGA
- the dibA gene encoding phosphodiesterase DibA: MRIDTAALRLTLGYLLLAGLWILLSDHLLTALGLSVAHQERLQSLKGLFFVTLTAALLYLVLRRHAQQYRRARLQLAGNEERLRLALDATHDGLWDWDVSQRRVFFSEGYAALLGLTPQALGNTREDWAERLHPEDRERALQALGADANADHYENIYRLRHADGSYRWIHSRGRLLRDEMNQPQRFLGIASDITQQRANDDSLRQAAAVFDATQEGVLVTDPQQRIVHVNPAFSRITGYSAEEILGQHPNLLKSGRHDTAFYQSLWHALQNRGAWSGEVWNRRKSGEIYPQWQCIRAIHDEQGRVSHYVAVFSDITALKRSQRELDYLAHHDPLSNLPNRLLFTERIAHALERSPGEQLRGAVLLIDLDHFKHINESLGHNVGDLLLKEVGERLQQDVPNGSTLARLGGDEFGLLCENCAEAPQAAELAQRLLRCLESPFRLDGHELYIGASIGISLFPEDADSVEQVLRNADSALFKAKSSGREGYAFYVQELTDYARQRVELASSLRHALDNHELRVFYQPLHDLQDGSQVGMEALVRWQHPQRGLVPPAEFIPIAEDNGMIGAIDSWVLEQACRQMVRWNAQGSSLRFVAVNISSRLFSRGELDLKVAQVLADTGLKPSQLELEVTESAVMEDPAAAQLLLTRLRALGVRLAIDDFGTGYSSLARLKRLPVDKLKLDQSFVRGLPNDPEDAAIARAVIALGHSLDLKILAEGIEQIEQADFLRDLGCDYGQGYHFGRPQPVSGAASASGSVGKSPDSQDNTRG; encoded by the coding sequence ATGCGTATCGACACCGCCGCCCTGCGTCTGACCCTGGGCTACCTGCTGCTTGCCGGGCTGTGGATTCTGCTCAGCGACCATCTGCTGACGGCGCTCGGCCTGTCCGTGGCGCATCAGGAGCGCCTGCAATCGCTCAAGGGGTTGTTCTTCGTCACCCTCACCGCCGCCCTGCTGTATCTGGTGCTGCGTCGGCATGCCCAGCAGTACCGCCGTGCCCGGCTGCAACTGGCCGGCAACGAGGAGCGCTTGCGCCTGGCGCTGGACGCTACTCACGACGGTCTGTGGGACTGGGACGTATCGCAGCGTCGGGTGTTTTTCTCCGAAGGCTATGCCGCGCTGCTCGGCCTCACGCCTCAGGCGCTGGGCAATACCCGTGAAGACTGGGCCGAACGCCTGCATCCGGAGGATCGTGAGCGTGCCTTGCAGGCACTCGGCGCCGATGCGAACGCCGATCACTACGAGAACATCTACCGCCTGCGCCACGCCGATGGCAGTTACCGCTGGATTCACTCACGCGGCCGCCTGCTGCGCGACGAGATGAACCAGCCACAGCGATTCCTCGGCATCGCCAGCGACATCACCCAGCAACGCGCCAACGATGACAGCCTGCGCCAGGCGGCGGCGGTGTTCGATGCGACCCAGGAAGGCGTGCTGGTCACCGATCCGCAGCAGCGCATCGTCCACGTCAACCCGGCGTTCAGCCGTATCACCGGCTACAGTGCCGAAGAGATCCTTGGCCAACACCCCAACCTGCTCAAGTCAGGCCGTCACGATACCGCCTTCTACCAAAGCCTGTGGCACGCCCTGCAGAACCGCGGCGCCTGGAGCGGCGAAGTGTGGAACCGGCGCAAGAGCGGGGAGATCTATCCGCAGTGGCAGTGCATCCGCGCCATCCACGACGAGCAGGGGCGCGTCAGCCATTACGTCGCGGTATTTTCCGACATCACGGCCCTCAAGCGTTCGCAACGCGAGCTGGACTACCTGGCTCACCACGACCCGCTGAGCAACCTGCCCAACCGCCTGCTGTTCACCGAACGGATCGCGCATGCCCTGGAGCGCAGCCCAGGCGAACAACTGCGTGGCGCAGTGCTGTTGATCGACCTCGACCACTTCAAGCACATCAACGAAAGCCTGGGCCACAACGTCGGCGACCTGTTGCTCAAGGAGGTGGGCGAGCGCCTGCAGCAGGATGTGCCCAACGGCAGCACCCTGGCGCGCCTCGGTGGTGACGAATTCGGCCTGCTCTGCGAGAACTGCGCCGAAGCTCCACAAGCGGCCGAACTGGCGCAGCGCCTGCTGCGCTGCCTGGAGTCGCCCTTTCGTCTGGATGGGCACGAGCTGTACATCGGTGCCAGCATCGGCATCAGCCTGTTTCCCGAGGATGCCGACAGCGTCGAGCAGGTACTGCGCAATGCCGACTCGGCTCTATTCAAGGCCAAGAGCAGCGGCCGCGAGGGGTACGCCTTTTACGTCCAGGAACTGACCGACTACGCCAGACAACGCGTGGAGCTGGCCAGCAGCCTGCGCCACGCCCTCGACAACCACGAGCTGCGCGTTTTCTACCAGCCATTGCACGACCTGCAAGATGGCAGCCAGGTGGGAATGGAGGCCTTGGTGCGCTGGCAGCATCCGCAGCGCGGCCTGGTGCCTCCGGCCGAGTTCATCCCCATCGCCGAAGACAACGGCATGATCGGCGCCATCGACAGTTGGGTGCTGGAGCAGGCATGCCGCCAGATGGTGCGCTGGAATGCCCAGGGCAGCTCGCTGCGATTCGTCGCGGTGAATATTTCCAGCCGCCTGTTCAGCCGCGGTGAACTCGACCTGAAAGTCGCCCAGGTGCTGGCCGATACAGGCCTGAAGCCCTCCCAGCTGGAGCTGGAGGTCACCGAAAGCGCGGTGATGGAGGATCCTGCCGCCGCCCAGTTGCTGCTGACCCGCCTGCGCGCCCTGGGCGTACGCCTGGCCATCGACGACTTCGGCACCGGCTACAGCTCGCTGGCCCGCTTGAAACGCCTGCCGGTGGACAAGTTGAAACTCGATCAGAGCTTCGTCCGTGGCCTGCCCAATGATCCCGAAGACGCCGCCATCGCCCGTGCCGTGATCGCCCTGGGCCACAGCCTGGATCTGAAGATACTCGCCGAAGGCATCGAACAGATCGAGCAGGCCGATTTCCTCCGCGACCTCGGTTGTGACTACGGCCAGGGCTACCACTTCGGCCGCCCACAGCCCGTATCAGGGGCTGCATCTGCCAGCGGCAGCGTGGGCAAATCACCGGATAG
- a CDS encoding GGDEF domain-containing protein yields MDDQGNAVSELEELTLALLHSRAEVERLGEREQLFSSLLGSVNAVLWAFDWREQRMIYVSPAYERIFGRSAALLLADYGEWRNSIYPDDVEYAAQSLAKVLETGAVESREYRIIRADGQLRWLSDKCFVSPLPGVDKGNVIVGIAEDITEKKRLEGELHRLATTDVLTESSNRRHFFECARREFEHARQFGSPMAFLLLDLDDFKKINDQYGHQIGDQVLQRLAHCGATTLRRGDLFGRIGGEEFAALFPGCEPDVALQVAERLQREVQRLVFQHEGTNFGITVSQGLTSLLATDATLDALYARADAAMYAAKRQGKNQIVVG; encoded by the coding sequence ATGGATGATCAAGGCAACGCTGTCTCCGAGTTGGAAGAACTGACCTTGGCCCTGCTGCACAGCCGAGCCGAGGTGGAGCGCCTGGGTGAGCGTGAGCAGTTGTTCAGTAGCCTGCTCGGCAGCGTCAACGCCGTGCTTTGGGCGTTCGACTGGCGCGAGCAGCGCATGATCTACGTCAGTCCTGCCTACGAACGTATTTTCGGACGCTCTGCTGCACTGCTCCTGGCCGACTATGGCGAGTGGCGCAACAGCATTTATCCGGACGATGTCGAGTACGCCGCCCAGAGCCTGGCCAAGGTGCTGGAGACTGGTGCGGTGGAGTCGCGGGAGTACCGTATTATCCGGGCCGATGGCCAACTGCGCTGGCTTAGCGACAAGTGCTTCGTCAGCCCGTTGCCTGGTGTGGACAAGGGCAACGTGATCGTCGGCATCGCTGAAGACATCACCGAGAAGAAGCGCTTGGAAGGTGAGCTGCATCGTCTGGCCACCACCGATGTGCTGACTGAGAGCAGCAATCGCCGGCATTTCTTCGAATGCGCCCGGCGCGAGTTCGAACATGCTCGCCAATTCGGCAGCCCGATGGCCTTCCTGCTGCTCGACCTGGACGACTTCAAGAAGATCAACGATCAGTACGGTCATCAGATTGGTGACCAGGTGCTGCAGCGCCTGGCCCACTGCGGTGCCACCACCTTGCGCCGGGGTGATCTCTTCGGTCGTATCGGTGGCGAGGAATTCGCTGCGTTGTTCCCAGGCTGTGAGCCGGACGTCGCGCTGCAGGTGGCCGAGCGGCTACAGCGCGAGGTACAGCGGCTGGTGTTTCAGCACGAGGGTACGAATTTCGGCATTACCGTCAGCCAGGGCCTGACCAGCTTGCTTGCGACCGACGCCACTCTCGACGCGCTCTATGCGCGCGCCGACGCTGCCATGTATGCGGCCAAGCGGCAGGGCAAGAATCAGATCGTGGTCGGTTGA
- a CDS encoding murein L,D-transpeptidase catalytic domain family protein, which yields MFERLLLPLLFVALALVGQRALASELQEALQRTAPQLDGRVLQAALQALHCAEHDTPNKANRLAVIDYSRPSLERRMWVFDLSQRSLLQREFVAHGRESGELFAERFSNLPGSHQSSLGLFRGAESYRGRHGHSLRLDGLEAGLNDQARARALVIHGADYVAPDWVQKYGRMGRSLGCPAVQQEVIRLVVDQLEDGQYLFAWHPQLAEDRYRSCATLSAARSGE from the coding sequence ATGTTCGAACGCTTGCTGCTACCGCTGCTGTTCGTTGCTCTGGCGTTGGTTGGGCAGCGCGCCTTGGCCAGTGAGCTACAGGAGGCATTGCAGCGCACAGCGCCGCAACTGGATGGCCGGGTGTTGCAAGCTGCGTTGCAGGCGTTGCATTGCGCCGAACACGATACGCCGAACAAGGCCAATCGCCTGGCAGTCATCGACTATTCGCGGCCTTCGCTGGAGAGGCGGATGTGGGTGTTCGATCTGAGCCAGCGGAGTTTGCTGCAGCGCGAGTTCGTCGCGCATGGCCGGGAGTCCGGCGAGCTCTTCGCCGAGCGCTTCTCCAACCTGCCAGGCAGCCATCAGTCGAGTCTCGGGCTGTTTCGTGGTGCCGAGAGTTATCGTGGCCGACATGGCCACTCACTGCGCCTGGATGGGCTGGAAGCAGGGCTCAATGACCAGGCACGTGCCCGGGCACTGGTGATCCATGGCGCTGACTATGTGGCGCCGGATTGGGTGCAGAAGTACGGGCGTATGGGGCGCAGCCTCGGCTGTCCGGCCGTGCAGCAGGAGGTGATCCGGCTGGTGGTGGATCAGCTCGAGGATGGCCAGTACCTGTTCGCCTGGCATCCGCAACTGGCCGAGGATCGCTATCGCAGTTGCGCGACGCTCAGCGCTGCTCGCTCTGGGGAGTGA
- a CDS encoding NfeD family protein has product MITYLQHLSFWDWVALATLLLILEVFGAGGYLLWIGLVAVVVGALTYLFPELPWAWQFLLFGTLALLSALLWWRHQHRTSRARN; this is encoded by the coding sequence ATGATCACCTATCTTCAACACCTGTCGTTCTGGGACTGGGTAGCTCTCGCCACCTTGCTGCTGATTCTCGAAGTGTTCGGCGCTGGCGGCTACCTGCTCTGGATCGGTCTGGTAGCAGTTGTCGTCGGCGCGCTGACCTACCTCTTCCCGGAACTGCCCTGGGCCTGGCAATTCCTGCTGTTCGGTACGCTGGCGCTGCTCTCGGCGCTGCTCTGGTGGCGACATCAGCATCGCACCAGCAGGGCCAGAAACTGA